CAGGTGGTGTCCGTTCGACGAAGGGCAGAAGGCCTCTCAAGCTAGTCTACACTGAGTCAGTTCAAGCCAGAGAAAAAGCTGTTTCGCGAGAGAGATATTTTGAGTCCGGCCCCGGGCACAGGTTCCTGCAGTCAAGGCTCACGCTGAGCGGAAATGGAAAAGGCAGCACGTAGTCGCTCGTGACCTCCAACTGACGGATCCCGACAAAGTCGGGACAGGTGCCTGGCTCGCTCCGCGAGCCTAGCTTGAGGGGCTAGTGCCCTTCGGGGCATAGGAGTTCAAATCTCCTCCCCGGCACCACACAAGAAGATCCCACAAACCAAATGTTGAAGGATGCTGTTTTCATGTCATCTTTTGACCGGCAACCCGGAAAAAACCGCTTGAAAAACAGCAAATCGTAGGGTATGATTCAGCCAAAACAAAGAAGCGAGACTGAATGGACTCTAGTAGAAAGTCCTCACCTGCCTGCTTTTCCACAACACAAGTCGTCCTTTCCTACTATTATTTGCCAATAAACAGAGTCTCTTTTGCTTACACCGGAGGCTGCACAAATGTCTATGTTCGATAAGTGCCGCGAGTTCGGCAAAATGGTCGCCCACTTGAAGTCAACAGGACAGTTCTTCTATCTCCGGGAGATCGATCCTGCCGCAACTCCCGTGGTAAAAAGGA
This portion of the candidate division TA06 bacterium genome encodes:
- a CDS encoding GIY-YIG nuclease family protein; this translates as MKKYVIYVLRSLKDGKLYIGHTDNLHMRLIRHHSGGVRSTKGRRPLKLVYTESVQAREKAVSRERYFESGPGHRFLQSRLTLSGNGKGST